A region from the Halomonas piscis genome encodes:
- a CDS encoding SOS response-associated peptidase codes for MTGRLYVPPLDLPRLLPGLTAADTQVTSPNLAPRRAVSAVRQEQGGYRLAPLFWGLTPPWLEVLDHAPHCARAESLETRAMFREAFRARRCLIPAGGVYVWQRKPRGKQPYLVTQASRAPLLLAGLWCRYHTTLTAFNDSAALITVPASAWLAPLSERLPAVIAPADVERWLNPDTPLEQVQALLTPAPLELLGAFPVSRQVNNPANQSPSCAHPVGPMLTWQP; via the coding sequence ATGACCGGACGTCTTTATGTTCCGCCGCTGGATCTGCCACGGCTGCTGCCCGGCCTGACCGCCGCGGACACCCAGGTCACCTCGCCCAATCTGGCCCCGCGCCGAGCCGTGTCGGCCGTGCGTCAGGAGCAGGGCGGATACCGCCTGGCGCCGCTGTTCTGGGGGCTGACGCCTCCCTGGCTCGAAGTGCTCGACCACGCGCCCCACTGCGCCCGGGCCGAGTCGCTGGAAACCCGCGCCATGTTCCGCGAGGCCTTTCGCGCTCGGCGCTGCCTGATTCCCGCCGGCGGCGTTTACGTCTGGCAGCGCAAGCCCCGGGGCAAGCAGCCGTACCTGGTCACCCAGGCCAGCCGCGCGCCGCTGCTGCTCGCCGGTCTCTGGTGTCGCTACCACACCACGCTCACCGCGTTCAACGACTCCGCGGCGCTGATCACCGTGCCCGCCAGCGCCTGGCTTGCGCCGCTGAGCGAGCGTCTGCCGGCGGTGATCGCCCCGGCCGATGTCGAACGCTGGCTGAACCCGGATACGCCCCTTGAGCAGGTCCAGGCCTTGCTGACCCCGGCACCGCTGGAACTATTGGGCGCTTTTCCGGTATCAAGGCAGGTCAACAACCCCGCCAACCAGTCTCCGAGCTGCGCCCACCCCGTCGGCCCGATGCTGACCTGGCAACCCTGA
- a CDS encoding TetR/AcrR family transcriptional regulator: MARPRQHAPDTLHAQVMAVCDRWLTTRPVHDLSLRAIAREVGCAPSTLLKLYGSFHNLLQYVNVETLARLQYIISNLKTDAPEPWLRSLAHAYWQFSAQDCYRWQLLFDYPLADGGELDQRQSGLIEALFVEVETCLRNFQPALGELEARQLGRMLWGSVHGLVQLGLNERLGYWQGEQLKIDELLDQLLTTVLAGLRERGPAE, translated from the coding sequence ATGGCCCGTCCAAGACAGCATGCGCCCGATACCCTCCATGCGCAGGTGATGGCGGTCTGCGATCGCTGGCTCACGACCCGGCCGGTGCACGACCTGTCGCTGCGTGCCATTGCCCGGGAGGTAGGCTGCGCGCCGAGCACGCTGCTCAAGCTTTACGGCAGCTTTCACAACCTCTTGCAGTACGTCAACGTCGAAACTCTGGCGCGGCTGCAATATATCATCAGCAACCTGAAAACCGACGCGCCGGAGCCCTGGCTGCGCTCGCTGGCCCATGCCTACTGGCAGTTTTCGGCCCAGGACTGCTATCGCTGGCAGCTGCTGTTTGACTATCCGCTGGCCGACGGCGGCGAGCTCGATCAGCGCCAGAGCGGGCTGATCGAAGCGCTGTTCGTGGAAGTCGAGACCTGCCTGCGCAACTTCCAGCCGGCGCTCGGGGAGCTCGAGGCGCGCCAGCTGGGCCGCATGCTGTGGGGCAGCGTTCACGGCCTGGTACAGCTGGGGCTGAACGAGCGGCTGGGCTACTGGCAGGGCGAGCAGCTCAAGATCGACGAGCTGCTCGACCAGCTGCTGACCACGGTGCTGGCCGGGCTGCGCGAACGGGGGCCGGCCGAGTGA
- a CDS encoding 1-acyl-sn-glycerol-3-phosphate acyltransferase — translation MVRRLIRYVILALVRLCYRLRVRGRRHVPRHGAALLVCNHVSYMDALVLGGACSRPLRFVMDRPIYDSPWLKWLFLLVGAIPIESERRDPGALRRALDDISKALANGEVVMVFPEGRLTTNGEVQRFRRGLETILERNTVPVIPAGLAGLWGSWTSHCGGPALSKPPGRFRARVSLHFGEPVDPRAVQNEALCRYFEARVRVLKAGADEEICRGEAD, via the coding sequence GTGGTGCGTCGGCTTATCCGCTACGTGATTCTGGCGCTGGTGCGGCTTTGCTATCGGCTGAGGGTGCGCGGGCGCAGACACGTGCCGCGCCACGGGGCAGCGCTTCTGGTGTGCAACCACGTAAGCTATATGGACGCGCTGGTGCTGGGGGGCGCCTGTTCGCGGCCGCTGCGCTTTGTCATGGATCGGCCGATTTACGACTCGCCCTGGCTCAAGTGGCTGTTTTTGCTGGTCGGAGCGATTCCCATCGAATCCGAGCGGCGCGACCCCGGGGCCCTGCGCCGAGCGCTGGACGACATCAGCAAGGCGCTCGCCAACGGCGAAGTGGTCATGGTGTTTCCCGAGGGGCGCTTGACCACCAACGGCGAGGTGCAGCGGTTTCGCCGCGGGCTGGAGACGATTCTTGAGCGCAATACGGTGCCGGTGATACCGGCGGGCCTGGCCGGGCTCTGGGGCTCCTGGACCTCGCACTGCGGCGGCCCGGCACTGAGCAAGCCGCCGGGGCGCTTTCGTGCCCGGGTCAGCCTGCATTTCGGCGAGCCGGTGGACCCCCGGGCGGTGCAGAACGAGGCGCTGTGCCGCTATTTCGAAGCTCGGGTACGGGTGCTCAAGGCCGGTGCCGACGAGGAGATTTGCCGCGGGGAGGCCGACTAG
- a CDS encoding HlyC/CorC family transporter, which translates to MSDDFPLGLLFGLLALLILLSAFFSSSETGMMSINRYRLSHHASAGDSRARRVVRLLSRPDRLIGMILIGNNFINNLAASIATIIAIHFFGEVSGPAIATALLTIAILIFSEVTPKTYAAIRPERIAYPASYVLEPLLKLLYPLVWLVNMISNGLLRLVGVKRVDGSSDSLTQEELRTVVHEAGTLIPYRHQAMLLSILDLENVTVNDIMVPRHEVIGIDLDHSLEAILTQIRTSQHTRLPVYKGDINNIVGMLHLRNAARFLSRAEVTKAAIVQEAREPYFIPESTPLHTQMLNFQQQKRRIGIVVDEYGDVKGLVTLEDILEEIVGEFTTDVSEAREIYPQDDGSHIIEGTANIREINKALGWELPTSGPKTLNGLILEHLESFPQGPASLQIGDVRLEIIDIRGNLITAARCWQPARR; encoded by the coding sequence TTGAGCGACGACTTCCCTCTGGGGTTACTGTTCGGCCTGCTGGCGCTGCTGATCCTGCTATCGGCGTTTTTCTCCAGTTCGGAAACCGGCATGATGTCGATCAACCGCTATCGCCTGAGCCATCACGCCAGCGCCGGCGACAGTCGCGCCCGTCGCGTGGTTAGACTGCTTTCGCGTCCGGACCGGCTGATCGGCATGATCCTGATCGGCAACAACTTCATCAATAACCTGGCGGCCTCCATCGCCACCATCATCGCCATTCATTTTTTCGGCGAGGTCTCGGGCCCGGCCATTGCCACCGCGCTTCTGACCATTGCCATCCTGATTTTTTCCGAAGTCACGCCCAAGACCTACGCCGCCATCCGCCCCGAACGCATTGCCTACCCGGCCTCCTATGTGCTGGAGCCGCTGCTCAAGCTGCTCTACCCGCTGGTATGGCTGGTCAACATGATCTCCAACGGCCTGCTGCGGCTGGTCGGCGTCAAGCGCGTGGACGGCAGCAGCGACAGCCTCACCCAGGAGGAACTGCGCACCGTGGTTCACGAAGCCGGCACGCTGATCCCCTACCGCCACCAGGCCATGCTGCTATCGATTCTCGATCTGGAAAACGTCACCGTGAACGACATCATGGTGCCCCGCCATGAAGTCATCGGCATCGATCTCGATCACAGCCTCGAAGCCATTCTGACCCAGATTCGCACCAGCCAGCACACCCGCCTGCCGGTCTACAAGGGCGACATCAACAACATCGTCGGCATGCTGCACCTGCGCAACGCCGCGCGCTTTCTGTCGCGCGCCGAGGTAACCAAGGCGGCCATTGTCCAGGAGGCTCGCGAGCCCTACTTCATCCCCGAGTCCACGCCGCTGCATACCCAGATGCTCAACTTCCAGCAGCAAAAGCGCCGCATCGGCATCGTGGTGGACGAGTACGGCGACGTGAAAGGGCTGGTCACGCTTGAGGATATTCTCGAAGAGATTGTGGGGGAGTTCACCACCGACGTGTCGGAGGCCCGGGAGATCTACCCCCAGGACGACGGCAGCCACATCATCGAAGGCACGGCCAACATCCGCGAGATCAACAAGGCGCTGGGCTGGGAGCTTCCCACCAGCGGCCCCAAGACGCTCAACGGGCTGATACTCGAGCACCTGGAATCGTTTCCCCAGGGGCCGGCCAGCCTGCAGATCGGCGACGTCCGGCTGGAAATCATCGACATCCGCGGCAACCTGATCACCGCGGCGCGCTGCTGGCAGCCGGCGCGGCGCTAG
- a CDS encoding cytochrome C assembly family protein — protein sequence MQALPFATIALVLYLAAAIWQGMTLLRRVPPRQGIVRLLAVVALLLHIPAIIELLGRTPGLLPGFTTSVALFMAVAANVVLVASLFKPVLNAGIALFPLAGLALVLATGTPSHGIQGSITPGILLHIVTSTLAFAILAIAAAQAVLVGLQNQALRHHHIRGIVQSLPPLTTMERVLFELIWAGMVLLSIAIVSGLIFIDNMFAQHLVHKTVLSFVAWGVLAVLLTGRYRFGWRGMRAVKWTLWGCGFLLLAYFGSKFVLEILLTP from the coding sequence ATGCAGGCGCTGCCTTTCGCCACGATTGCTCTTGTTCTCTATCTCGCTGCCGCTATCTGGCAGGGCATGACGCTTTTGCGCCGGGTGCCCCCGCGCCAGGGTATTGTCCGCCTGCTGGCCGTGGTGGCGCTGCTTTTGCACATTCCCGCGATCATCGAACTGCTGGGCCGCACGCCGGGCCTTCTGCCCGGCTTTACCACCAGCGTGGCGCTGTTCATGGCGGTGGCCGCCAACGTGGTGCTGGTGGCCAGCCTGTTCAAGCCGGTGCTCAACGCCGGCATCGCGCTGTTCCCGCTGGCAGGGCTGGCGCTGGTGCTGGCCACGGGCACGCCCAGCCACGGTATCCAGGGCAGCATTACGCCGGGCATACTGCTGCATATCGTCACCTCGACCCTGGCTTTTGCCATCCTCGCCATTGCCGCCGCCCAGGCCGTGCTGGTGGGGCTTCAGAACCAGGCGCTGCGCCACCATCACATCCGCGGCATCGTCCAGTCCCTGCCGCCGCTGACCACCATGGAGCGGGTGCTTTTTGAGCTGATCTGGGCCGGCATGGTGCTGCTCAGCATCGCCATCGTCAGCGGACTGATCTTCATCGACAACATGTTTGCCCAGCACCTGGTGCACAAGACCGTGCTCTCCTTTGTGGCCTGGGGAGTGCTGGCCGTGCTGCTCACCGGCCGCTACCGCTTTGGCTGGCGGGGCATGCGCGCGGTGAAGTGGACGCTCTGGGGCTGCGGTTTCTTGCTGCTCGCCTACTTCGGCAGCAAGTTCGTGCTGGAAATCCTGCTCACCCCCTGA
- the ffh gene encoding signal recognition particle protein: MFENLSDRLSQTLKSIKGQARLTDDNIKDTLREVRRALLEADVALPVVKAFVDRVRERAVGQEVSKSLSPGQQFVKIVQQELEAIMGEANESLVLKGQPASVLMAGLQGAGKTTSVAKLGRFLREREKKKVLVVSADVYRPAAIDQLETLAKEVEVDFFPSNSGQKPVDIVKAAMHHARIQFHDVVLIDTAGRLAVDEAMMEEIRGLHQAVTPDETLFVVDAMTGQDAVNTAKAFHEALPLSGVVLTKADGDARGGAALSVRHVTGKPIKFMGMGEKVDALEPFHPDRVASRILGMGDMLSLIEEAERTVDKDKADKLAKKVKKGSGFDLEDFREQLQQLKKMGGMGGLMSKLPGMGQMAEMAQGPGPEKELGKLESLINSMTPKERHKPEIINGSRKRRIAAGAGLQVPDLNRLLKQHKQMQKMMKKAGKKGGMQKMMRGMGGPGGMGGPGGMGGPGGMGGPGGMGGPGGMGGPGGMGGGPGGLPRR, encoded by the coding sequence ATGTTTGAGAATCTTAGCGACCGTCTATCGCAGACGCTGAAGTCAATCAAGGGTCAGGCTCGCCTGACCGACGACAACATCAAGGATACCCTGCGCGAGGTGCGCCGCGCGCTGCTGGAGGCCGACGTTGCCCTGCCCGTGGTCAAGGCCTTTGTCGACCGCGTGCGCGAGCGGGCGGTGGGCCAGGAAGTGTCGAAAAGCCTGTCGCCGGGCCAGCAGTTCGTCAAGATCGTCCAGCAGGAGCTGGAAGCGATCATGGGCGAGGCCAACGAGAGCCTGGTGCTCAAGGGGCAGCCGGCTTCGGTACTGATGGCGGGCCTTCAGGGCGCGGGTAAAACCACCTCGGTGGCCAAGCTGGGCCGCTTTCTGCGCGAGCGCGAAAAGAAAAAGGTGCTGGTGGTGTCCGCCGACGTCTATCGCCCGGCGGCCATTGACCAGCTGGAGACGCTGGCGAAGGAAGTCGAGGTGGATTTCTTCCCTTCGAACTCCGGGCAGAAGCCGGTGGATATCGTCAAGGCGGCGATGCACCACGCCAGGATCCAGTTCCACGACGTCGTGCTGATCGACACCGCCGGCCGGCTGGCCGTCGATGAGGCGATGATGGAGGAGATCCGGGGGCTCCACCAGGCAGTGACGCCGGACGAAACCCTCTTCGTGGTCGACGCCATGACCGGCCAGGACGCGGTGAATACCGCCAAGGCCTTCCACGAAGCGCTGCCGCTTTCCGGCGTGGTGCTGACCAAGGCCGACGGCGATGCCCGGGGGGGTGCAGCGCTGTCGGTGCGCCACGTGACCGGCAAGCCGATCAAGTTCATGGGTATGGGCGAGAAAGTCGACGCCCTGGAGCCGTTCCACCCCGACCGGGTGGCCTCGCGAATCCTGGGCATGGGCGACATGCTCTCGCTGATCGAGGAAGCCGAGCGCACCGTCGACAAGGACAAAGCCGACAAACTCGCCAAGAAGGTCAAGAAGGGCAGCGGCTTTGATCTTGAGGATTTCCGCGAACAGCTCCAGCAGCTCAAGAAAATGGGCGGCATGGGCGGCTTGATGAGCAAGCTGCCGGGTATGGGGCAGATGGCCGAAATGGCCCAGGGCCCGGGGCCGGAAAAGGAGCTTGGCAAGCTTGAGTCGTTGATCAACTCGATGACGCCCAAAGAGCGCCACAAGCCCGAGATCATCAACGGCTCGCGCAAGCGGCGCATCGCCGCCGGCGCCGGGCTGCAGGTGCCGGACCTCAACCGCCTGCTCAAGCAGCACAAGCAGATGCAGAAAATGATGAAAAAGGCCGGCAAGAAAGGCGGCATGCAGAAAATGATGCGCGGCATGGGCGGCCCCGGTGGTATGGGCGGCCCCGGTGGTATGGGCGGCCCCGGTGGTATGGGCGGTCCCGGTGGTATGGGCGGTCCTGGCGGTATGGGCGGTCCTGGCGGTATGGGCGGCGGCCCGGGCGGCTTGCCACGGCGCTGA
- the rpsP gene encoding 30S ribosomal protein S16, with product MVTIRLARSGAKKRPFYHLSVTDSRRSRDGRFIERVGFFNPVARGEEERLRIDLDRISYWQGHGAQLSDRVAELVKEAGKQA from the coding sequence ATGGTTACCATTCGTTTGGCACGCAGCGGCGCCAAAAAGCGTCCTTTTTATCATCTTTCCGTGACCGATTCGCGTCGTTCGCGCGACGGCCGTTTCATCGAGCGCGTGGGCTTTTTCAACCCCGTTGCCCGCGGCGAAGAAGAGCGTCTGCGCATCGATCTGGACCGCATCTCCTACTGGCAGGGCCACGGCGCGCAGCTGTCCGATCGCGTTGCCGAGCTGGTCAAGGAAGCCGGCAAGCAGGCTTAA
- the rimM gene encoding ribosome maturation factor RimM (Essential for efficient processing of 16S rRNA) — protein MSDPARSTSPADAHRLAPEDCVVLGQLTSPHGIQGWLKVYAYTSPADSIFDYPEWWVRKGDRLSRYRVVQGRRQGKGLVVQLDGVADRSAAEALVKADILMPKDELPELADDEYYWHELEGLAVFTRAGERLGRVAGLFETGANDVMMVRGDREAIDRRERLLPYLPGDVIIEVDLDAGQMRVDWDPDF, from the coding sequence ATGTCTGATCCCGCGCGCTCTACATCTCCGGCCGACGCACATCGCCTGGCGCCGGAGGACTGCGTGGTGCTGGGCCAGCTGACAAGCCCCCACGGTATCCAGGGGTGGCTCAAGGTATACGCCTACACCAGCCCTGCTGACAGCATTTTTGACTATCCCGAATGGTGGGTGCGAAAGGGCGATCGCCTTTCACGCTACCGCGTCGTTCAGGGGCGCCGGCAGGGCAAGGGGCTGGTCGTCCAGCTTGACGGCGTGGCCGACCGCAGCGCCGCAGAGGCGCTGGTGAAAGCGGACATCCTCATGCCCAAGGACGAACTGCCCGAGCTTGCCGACGACGAATACTATTGGCACGAGCTTGAGGGCCTGGCGGTCTTCACCCGTGCCGGCGAACGGCTGGGGCGGGTCGCAGGCCTGTTCGAGACCGGCGCCAACGATGTCATGATGGTGCGCGGCGACCGCGAGGCCATCGACCGGCGCGAACGCCTGCTGCCGTATCTGCCCGGTGACGTCATCATCGAGGTGGATCTCGACGCGGGCCAAATGCGCGTCGACTGGGACCCGGACTTTTGA
- the trmD gene encoding tRNA (guanosine(37)-N1)-methyltransferase TrmD — protein MWVGVVSLFPEMFGALTGHGVTGRAIDRGRLALEYWNPRDYATDRHRSVDDRPYGGGPGMLMKVDTLRGAIADARARAEEATGLAPTVIYLSPQGRKLDQQGVQTLAAQGPLVVVAGRYEGIDERVVERDIDEEWSIGDYVLSGGELPAMVLIDAAARLIPGVLGHQDSAVEDSFNQGLLDCPHYTRPEVIDGAHVPEVLLSGDHEAIRRWRLKQSLGRTWLRRPELIDRQTLEKTQRRLLDEFIEENALPPR, from the coding sequence CTGTGGGTCGGCGTAGTGTCGCTGTTCCCCGAGATGTTCGGTGCTCTGACCGGGCACGGCGTGACCGGCCGAGCGATAGACAGGGGGCGGCTGGCGCTCGAGTACTGGAACCCTCGGGACTACGCCACCGACCGCCACCGCAGCGTCGATGACCGCCCCTACGGCGGCGGTCCGGGAATGCTGATGAAGGTCGACACCCTGCGCGGCGCCATTGCCGACGCCCGGGCCCGCGCCGAAGAGGCCACCGGCCTCGCGCCGACGGTGATCTACCTCTCGCCCCAGGGCAGGAAGCTCGACCAGCAGGGCGTGCAGACGCTGGCCGCCCAAGGCCCGCTGGTGGTGGTGGCCGGGCGCTACGAAGGCATTGACGAACGCGTGGTCGAGCGTGACATCGATGAGGAATGGTCGATCGGCGACTATGTGCTGAGCGGCGGCGAGCTGCCGGCCATGGTGCTGATTGACGCGGCGGCAAGGCTGATTCCCGGGGTGCTCGGGCATCAGGACTCCGCCGTCGAGGATTCATTCAACCAGGGGCTTTTGGACTGCCCGCACTACACGCGCCCGGAAGTGATCGACGGCGCGCACGTGCCCGAGGTGCTGCTGAGCGGTGACCACGAAGCCATCAGGCGCTGGCGGCTGAAACAGTCGCTCGGGCGTACCTGGCTGCGCCGGCCGGAGCTGATCGACCGGCAAACCCTGGAAAAAACGCAGCGCCGGCTGCTGGATGAATTCATCGAAGAGAACGCGTTGCCCCCCCGCTAG
- the rplS gene encoding 50S ribosomal protein L19: MSKNKVIQALEAEQTEKEMPAFAPGDTISVQVKVKEGSRERLQAFEGVVIGKRNRGLNSAFTVRKVSHGVGVERTFQTYSPLVDSIHVKRRGDVRQAKLYYLRERSGKSARIKEKLA; encoded by the coding sequence ATGAGCAAGAACAAGGTGATCCAGGCGCTTGAAGCCGAGCAGACGGAAAAGGAAATGCCGGCCTTTGCCCCGGGGGATACCATCTCCGTGCAGGTCAAGGTAAAGGAAGGCAGCCGCGAGCGTTTGCAGGCGTTTGAAGGCGTAGTGATCGGCAAGCGCAACCGCGGCCTGAACTCCGCCTTCACCGTGCGCAAGGTATCCCACGGCGTGGGCGTCGAGCGTACCTTCCAGACCTACAGCCCGCTGGTGGACTCCATCCACGTCAAGCGTCGCGGTGACGTACGTCAGGCCAAGCTTTACTACCTCCGCGAGCGCAGCGGCAAGTCCGCGCGCATCAAGGAAAAGCTGGCGTAA
- the xerD gene encoding site-specific tyrosine recombinase XerD, with protein MDLIDAFLDAQWLERGASEHTLAAYRRDLTAWCRVLEDAGESLRAPPPERLVAWFEARRAEGYRLRSNARLLSSLRSFYRWARLTGQVSSDPLAGIRLPPVRPALPHVLDEDEVERLMAAPDTGAPLGLRDRTMLELLYACGLRVSELVGLSVDAVNLRQGVVRVRGKGDKDRLVPLGAEAAHWLERYIDAARPALMQDVTRPALFPGRGDKAMTRQTFWHRIKAHAFAAGIATPLSPHTLRHAFATHLLNHGANLRVVQLLLGHSDLSTTQIYTHVAQARLEQLHAEHHPRG; from the coding sequence ATGGACCTGATCGATGCCTTCCTGGATGCCCAGTGGCTGGAGCGCGGCGCCAGCGAGCATACCCTGGCCGCCTACCGGCGCGACCTGACGGCGTGGTGCCGGGTGCTGGAGGACGCCGGAGAGTCCCTGAGAGCACCGCCGCCGGAGAGGCTGGTGGCCTGGTTCGAGGCGCGCCGGGCCGAGGGCTATCGGCTGCGCAGCAACGCCCGCCTGCTGTCGAGCCTGAGAAGCTTTTATCGCTGGGCGCGGTTGACCGGCCAGGTCTCCAGCGATCCGCTGGCGGGGATCCGACTGCCGCCGGTGCGGCCGGCTTTGCCCCACGTGCTCGATGAAGACGAGGTCGAGCGGCTCATGGCGGCCCCGGACACCGGCGCGCCGCTGGGGCTGCGCGATCGCACCATGCTCGAGTTGCTCTATGCCTGTGGCCTGCGCGTCTCCGAGCTTGTAGGCTTGAGCGTTGACGCCGTGAACCTGCGCCAGGGGGTGGTGCGGGTGCGCGGCAAGGGCGACAAGGATCGGCTGGTGCCGCTGGGGGCGGAAGCCGCGCACTGGCTCGAGCGCTACATCGACGCCGCGCGGCCGGCACTGATGCAGGACGTAACGCGCCCGGCGCTTTTTCCCGGGCGCGGCGACAAGGCCATGACGCGCCAGACGTTCTGGCATCGCATCAAGGCTCATGCGTTTGCCGCCGGCATTGCCACGCCGCTGTCGCCGCACACCCTGCGCCACGCCTTTGCCACGCACTTATTGAATCATGGCGCTAATTTGCGTGTCGTACAGCTGCTGCTGGGGCATAGCGACTTGTCCACCACGCAGATTTACACGCACGTTGCCCAAGCGCGCCTTGAGCAGCTGCACGCTGAACATCATCCACGAGGTTGA
- a CDS encoding DsbC family protein has protein sequence MGRHLLLRLAVAGALLPGLAAAAPAPDTLTDSLRINGQKVPVESVSDTPLDGIYHVELKGGESFYANADGSYFVVGDLYHNEGDKLTNLSEQEKNQERAEALADVPDSERAIYRGVGEPRATITVFTDTSCPYCTRLHESIPELNERGIEVNYLAFPRGGMQSPAARVMQQAWCSDNVSEALSRAFDDETLSAGAGCDNPVAEQHRLGLELGVKGTPAIVLPDGTMVPGFVPPERLAAMLGLDNQPGAERQR, from the coding sequence ATGGGTCGACATTTGCTTTTACGCCTGGCGGTTGCCGGCGCGCTGCTCCCCGGGCTGGCAGCAGCTGCCCCCGCGCCCGATACGCTGACCGACTCGCTGCGCATCAACGGCCAGAAAGTGCCGGTGGAAAGCGTAAGCGACACGCCGCTGGACGGCATTTACCACGTTGAGCTGAAGGGCGGCGAGTCGTTTTACGCCAACGCCGACGGCAGCTATTTCGTGGTGGGTGACCTGTATCACAACGAGGGCGACAAGCTCACCAACCTAAGCGAGCAGGAAAAGAACCAGGAGCGCGCCGAGGCGCTGGCGGACGTGCCGGACAGCGAGCGCGCGATCTATCGCGGCGTGGGTGAGCCGCGCGCCACCATCACGGTGTTTACCGACACCAGCTGTCCGTACTGCACCCGGCTGCACGAAAGCATCCCCGAGCTCAACGAGCGCGGCATCGAGGTCAACTACCTGGCCTTTCCGCGCGGCGGCATGCAGAGTCCGGCGGCCCGGGTCATGCAGCAGGCCTGGTGCAGCGACAACGTCAGCGAGGCGCTCAGCCGGGCGTTTGATGACGAAACGCTCAGCGCCGGTGCCGGCTGCGACAACCCGGTGGCCGAGCAGCACCGGCTGGGCCTGGAGCTCGGCGTGAAGGGCACCCCGGCGATCGTTCTGCCCGACGGCACCATGGTGCCGGGCTTTGTGCCCCCCGAGCGGCTGGCCGCCATGCTGGGGCTGGACAACCAGCCCGGCGCTGAGCGCCAGCGCTAA
- a CDS encoding homoserine dehydrogenase, translated as MKPVRVGICGLGTVGGGTFNVLTRNAEDIARRAGRPIVVEQVGHRSIHPDCDITGIKATGDVFEVAANPDIDVIVELIGGYDIARELVLTAIDNGKHVVTANKALIAVHGNEIFQAAHDKGVIVAFEAAVAGGIPVIKSLREGLGANRIEWVAGIINGTGNYILTHMRDEGRAFEDVLAEAQALGYAEADPTFDVEGIDAAHKLTIMASIAYGVPLQFDKAYTEGIGRITAEDVEQADNLGYMIKHLGIAKRTDNGLELRVHPTLVPKERLLANVSGVKNAIAVMGDAVGPTLYYGAGAGSEPTASAVIADILDVARDINTEHPYRVPYLAFSGVTEDMDAPAIMPMEDITTAYYLRLLAVDRPGVLARVATILAEHGISIEALIQKEITEGELVPIIMMTHRTREREMNDAIREIESMADIAGSVTRIRVESLDEGE; from the coding sequence GTGAAACCGGTGAGAGTAGGTATTTGTGGTCTGGGCACCGTCGGCGGCGGCACCTTCAACGTATTGACGCGCAACGCCGAAGACATCGCGCGCCGGGCGGGCCGCCCGATCGTGGTTGAGCAGGTAGGGCATCGCAGTATCCACCCGGACTGCGATATCACCGGTATCAAGGCCACCGGCGACGTCTTTGAAGTCGCCGCCAACCCCGATATCGACGTCATTGTCGAGCTCATCGGCGGCTACGATATCGCCCGGGAGCTGGTGCTCACCGCCATCGACAACGGCAAGCACGTGGTCACCGCCAACAAGGCGCTGATTGCCGTGCACGGCAACGAAATTTTCCAGGCGGCCCACGACAAGGGCGTGATCGTCGCCTTCGAAGCGGCCGTTGCCGGCGGCATTCCGGTGATCAAGTCGCTGCGCGAGGGCCTGGGGGCCAACCGCATCGAATGGGTGGCCGGCATCATCAACGGCACCGGCAACTACATTCTCACCCACATGCGCGACGAAGGCCGTGCCTTTGAGGACGTGCTCGCCGAGGCCCAGGCGCTGGGCTACGCCGAAGCCGATCCCACTTTCGACGTCGAAGGCATCGATGCCGCGCACAAGCTGACCATCATGGCGTCCATCGCCTACGGCGTGCCGCTGCAGTTCGACAAGGCCTACACCGAGGGAATCGGCCGGATTACCGCCGAGGACGTCGAGCAGGCCGACAATCTAGGCTACATGATCAAGCATCTGGGAATCGCCAAGCGCACCGACAACGGCCTGGAGCTTCGCGTCCACCCCACCCTCGTGCCCAAGGAGCGGCTGCTGGCCAACGTCAGCGGGGTGAAAAACGCCATTGCGGTGATGGGCGACGCCGTGGGCCCCACGCTTTACTACGGTGCCGGCGCCGGCTCCGAGCCCACGGCGTCGGCGGTGATTGCGGATATTCTCGACGTCGCCCGGGATATCAACACCGAGCACCCGTACCGCGTGCCTTATCTGGCCTTCAGCGGCGTCACCGAGGACATGGACGCCCCGGCGATCATGCCCATGGAAGACATCACCACGGCCTACTACCTGCGCCTGCTGGCGGTGGACCGCCCCGGCGTGCTGGCCCGGGTGGCCACGATCCTTGCCGAGCACGGCATCTCCATCGAGGCGCTGATCCAGAAGGAAATCACCGAAGGCGAGCTGGTCCCCATCATCATGATGACCCACCGTACCAGGGAGCGTGAGATGAACGACGCCATCCGCGAGATCGAGTCCATGGCCGATATTGCCGGCTCGGTGACCCGTATCCGGGTGGAGAGCCTGGACGAGGGAGAGTAA